From Scatophagus argus isolate fScaArg1 chromosome 2, fScaArg1.pri, whole genome shotgun sequence, a single genomic window includes:
- the atg4da gene encoding cysteine protease ATG4D — protein sequence MNSVSPSAAQYVGGVMQDEPVESRRKQPLERQGSFGPRPPQAPDPSREATGEPDEMDKLKAKLVSAWNNVKYGWTVKSKTSFNKISPVTVLGHSYLLNSEEEVERFRLAFVSRIWLTYRREFPQLEGSTWTTDCGWGCMLRSGQMLLAQGLLVHSMPRDWTWPDAQQLTDVDFEVLRPRSPARAGGVPIPSFGSPRGSNTPEKTLPSDQAPKCIQKKRPESVRDRQAEPIHHRLVILFGDQPSAPFGIHQLVEIGKSSGKKAGDWYGPSIVAHILRKAVAKTSAVHSLAVYVAQDCTVYKEDVVRLCDLSLSQAPPDPSSPAWKSVIILVPVRLGGEALNPSYIECVKHILKLECCIGIIGGKPKHSLYFIGFQDEQLLYLDPHYCQPVVDVSQVNFSLESFHCSSPKKMPFSRMDPSCTIGFYAKNKKDFESLCSAVTEALSSSKEKYPIFTFVEGCGQDYGLEGHSSSNSGPAAHILPPGKLSRSNNRRNSDEFVFL from the exons ATGAACTCCGTTTCCCCCAGTGCAGCGCAGTACGTAGGGGGGGTGATGCAGGATGAGCCGGTTGAGAGCCGAAGGAAGCAGCCCCTGGAGCGGCAGGGCAGCTTTGGTCCCAGACCGCCACAGGCACCAGATCCAAGCAGAGAGGCAACTGGGGAGCCTGACGAGATGGACAAACTGAAAGCCAAACTGGTGTCAGCATGGAACAACGTCAAATATG GTTGGACCGTTAAATCCAAAACGTCTTTCAACAAGATATCACCAGTCACTGTCCTGGGACACTCCTATCTGCTCAACAGTGAAG AGGAGGTGGAGCGGTTTCGTCTGGCTTTCGTGTCCAGGATTTGGCTGACCTACAGGAGAGAGTTCCCTCAGCTGGAGGGCTCCACCTGGACCACAGACTGCGGCTGGGGCTGCATGTTGCGCAGTGGGCAGATGCTGCTGGCCCAGGGACTCCTGGTCCATTCGATGCCCAGAG ATTGGACCTGGCCGGATGCTCAACAGCTCACTGATGTGGACTTTGAGGTGCTCAGACCGCGTTCTCCAGCCCGGGCTGGAGGGGTCCCCATCCCCTCCTTTGGTTCTCCACGAGGATCCAACACCCCTGAAAAAACCTTGCCAAGTGATCAGGCACCCAAATGCATCCAGAAAAAAAGACCTGAATCTGTGAGGGACAGGCAGGCAGAGCCCATCCATCACAGGCTGGTCATCTTGTTCGGGGATCAGCCCTCAGCGCCTTTTGGGATTCACCAGCTGGTCGAAATTGGCAAAAGTTCAGGGAAGAAGGCTGGTGACTGGTATGGCCCCTCTATAGTGGCACACATACTACG GAAAGCAGTagccaaaacatctgcagtCCACAGTCTGGCTGTATATGTGGCTCAGGATTGTACAG TGTACAAAGAGGATGTGGTGCGTCTATGTGACCTGTCTCTAAGCCAGGCTCCTCCTGATCCATCCAGCCCAGCTTGGAAGTCTGTCATCATACTGGTCCCTGTGCGGCTCGGAGGGGAGGCCCTCAATCCGTCCTACATCGAATGTGTCAAG CACATCCTAAAGTTGGAATGTTGTATTGGAATCATCGGAGGCAAACCGAAGCATTCACTTTACTTCATTGGCTTCCAAG ATGAGCAGCTGCTGTATCTGGACCCTCACTACTGCCAGCCTGTGGTGGATGTGTCGCAGGTCAACTTCTCGCTGGAG TCATTCCATTGTAGTTCTCCCAAAAAGATGCCCTTCAGTCGCATGGATCCCAGCTGTACCATCGGCTTTTATGCCAAAAACAAGAAGGACTTTGAGTCTCTATGTTCTGCTGTTACTGAG GCCCTGTCATCATCAAAGGAGAAGTACCCCATCTTTACCTTCGTAGAGGGCTGTGGTCAGGATTATGGACTTGAAGGCCACAGCAGTAGTAACAGTGGACCTGCAGCCCACATTCTGCCCCCAGGCAAACTGAGCAGGAGTAACAACAGGAGGAACAGTGATGAGTTTGTCTTCTTGTAA